The DNA segment CTGAAAACTGCCATCAAGCCTGTTAAAAAGGGGGAAATATTTGTATTGTatacaaaaacatatacatatatgtctACCTACAAAATAAAGCTACAGAATAGAAGGCCTATCAGTACTTCCCAATACTACCGTGGCCCTGAGAGTTCAACAAACTGCAAcctatgaaaacacataaattcagaaaacatccaTTTGACAGCACATTTACTGCaaatacccacaatgcaaccaAATATAGAAACACACTGCAAgtagcaaagacaacaacagaagtgtttccaggggacacaaaaaaaattgataatCCCAGCTGGGAGGCACTTGCATGgatatattataatacatccatgtgcAGTTGTTGCTCAATGCTTTTAAATTCAAAAGttacaaagcattgaacaacaaggTCGTCCCAGCCAGGTTGATCACTTTTAAGTTCATATCACTTATGTTAGTAAGGAAACTAAAACAGTATCAAGAAAAGTGTTCCTGCTATCAAATACCTCATCTCTAAAAGTAAGATCCTCTGAATCAAGTTGTGTCATGGACTTCATTTTAGTCAGAATATTTGTAAGGATACAACAGCATATCTTTACACAAAGAGAAGCTCTCACCATTTATTAACAGTCGAGTTAACAATAAAATGCAACAGATGAACAAacttatatatatgtatgagtAATCTACCCTTCTCGATgatcatcaatcatcaatagaatataaataaaataaaatattatattcatatttataataacaaaaacaggacAGACAAGGTTACCAAAAAGGTCTAATGTCAACATCCTCATTCAGTTGCTGAAGAGATTCAGTATTCAAAGTAGGCAGTACATCTGATAAGTTTTACTTTGGCAACGTTTGATTTCATGAACTCAGTCCCAAGGAGGAGTGGCAACTTCCTCAATACCtgttatatgtatgtatgtattggtttgtgttaatgttgtgttgtgCCTTAGTGAAGTGCACCTCAGCCAGTTTTGAACATCCCTCATCTGACTCTAGATATGTGTTCAGTGACGCATGTACACGAAGAATGGGATAGGCTAGACCACACAGGCAGCTGATGAGGTGTACTGCTTGTGTTGTACTACAAAtaattacatgtatcattttaATATCATGAGCAACTTGTGGACAATGGAGGGGGTGTAGATACTGTAAAGACATGTCTGAATGGATATGCATGTCAGatgtgtgaggctgtacttaagCACAGTGATACTGTGAGcaaaatgctaatgtcagcatgctaacatgctgatgacTATTTATAAAGTGTACCATGTTCACACActtttagtgtgttagcatgccaaAGCTTTCTGCAGTGAACACGCAgtccagcagctcattagtTTTGAAGCTATTTGTTCATAAAGCAAAGGACAGGATAAAATGAATTTTCTGCCTGATGATGGAGCTAGATGAAAGGTCAGAGGATCGACAGAGGATCAGCCAGAAATTCACCAAAATGATCACTATTCATCCTGAGGGCAACATGAAAGTCTCAACcaaatttcactgaaaaacaaaaatggcaacctcatggtggcgcttGAGGAAACTTGAGAGGATCAACAAAGTTCCATTGGTGACCATGAATGTTCCCTCTTGACATTGTCAGAGAGATGTTAATCAACCATGATTTTTACTGAGGTTGTAGTCAGTAATAGTGTTGTCTACATTCATTAAACTGTGGGACTAGATGAACTGTGTAGTCTCTCATAGAGCTGGATTCACAATCGCActgaaaatcaaagtaaaatatcgaaatcacaggctgatccaacttTTGTGAATTTCATCACAGCAACTCATAATGTGTCTCAGTAGTGTGTAAGGCCCCCACGTGCCTGTATGCACTCCCGACAACCTGCGGGCGTATGGTGTCCAGAAGGATCTCCTCCCTGacctggatcagggcatcagtgagctcctggacagtctgtggcGGTACTTGGCAGCATCTGATTCACAGATACATAACATCCCATAGATGCTCAgttggatttaggtcaggggaGCGTGAGGGTCAATCAATGGCATCAATGCCTTCATCATCCAGGAGctgcctacacactctggccaTATGAGGCCGGGCattgtcctgcaccaggaggaacccagggccACTGCACCAGCGTCAGGTCTGACAAtcgctctgaggatttcatccctgtacctaacagcagtcagggtactGTTGGCTATGTGCGACCCTACAAGGATATGCTtccccagaccatcactgacccaccgCCAAACTggtcatgctggatgatgttacaggcagcataatGTTCACCACGgcgtctccagactctttcacgcctgtcacatgtgctcagtgtgaacctgctctcatctgtgaagagatCAGGACGCCAGTGGCAGACCTGCTAATTCTGGTGTTCTCTGGCGAATGCCAGTCGAGCTGCAgggtgctgggctgtgagcacaggtcccactagaggacgtggggccctcatgccaccctcatggagtctgtttctgacagtttggtcagaaacatgcacaccagtagcctgctggaggtcatgttgtagggctctggcagtgctcATCCTGGCAGGTACCGgccctgctgctgggttgatgcccttctacgGCCCTGTTCAGATCTCCTCATGTAACAGCTGGTCTCCTTGtttctcctccatgctcttgagaccgtgctgggagacacagcaaaccttcttgGGATCTCAcgtatggatgtgccatcctggaggagctggactacctgtgcaacctgactgggctgcaggtaccgcctcatgctaccagtagtgacaaggacactagcaaaacacaaaactagagaacaatcagtcaggaaggatccggagagagcaactgtctgtggccaccacatgcaaAACCATTCCCCTTTTATTGTCTTGCTTTggcctctccattgcacctgttgtaaCTTTCCCTTCCACCAAAGCAGGCGaaattgattcacaatcacttgtgcttcctaaaAGGACAGATTTATATCCCTGAAGTTTAGCTGACTTGGTGTTATATTGTGATGATGAAGTGTTGCCTTGAGATTCTAACAtggtctctttttctttcagttgttGGTGTTGGGAATGGCACAAAAATGCTCACTACCATGTTAACTGGTTCAAAGGTGAGTTTGTTTACACTTAatgttaaaaagtgaaaaaagagcTATGAATCactacagtggcaagaaaaagtgtgtgaaccctttggaatgacCTTGTTTTCTGTATTAATTGGTCATGAAATTTAATGAGATCTTCATCTAAAGTCACAACTTATAGACCATAGTCTAGTTTTACACCcgtaaaacatttacagtgctGGTAGAAAAAGTTGCGTTtaatttaataactggttgaacctcTTTTGGCAGCAATGACCTCACACCAGCTCCTCCAGTAGCttctgatcagacctgcacaatgttTACGATGAATTCTGTGGACCATTCAGCATTATATAGCTGCTTCAGCTCGGATAGATTCTCATTATTGGGCTGTAACTAACGTAGGAGCAGAAGGCTGCATCCAGTTTTCCTACGGCTGTTGCTGGGAACCTTCAATAAAGCAGCAGTGGATGATCTCAGTGTTCTCGGAGGTACATAGTTAATCAGGGAGTTAGCAATGTAGCTTGGTCCTTGCCCATTAAGGCCTTTGTATATGAGGAGGAGCAGCTTGAAATCAATCCTGAATGTCACAGCAAGGCCATGCAGAGCCTCTAAAACTGGACTGATGTGCTCTCTCTTCTTGGTTCTGGTTAATAGCCaagctgcagagttttgaatgagctgaagtcTCTCAGTGGTTTTCTTCAGCAGCCCAGTAAAAAGTGTGTTGCAGTAATCAAGTCGGCTTGAAACGGAGGCATGAATCAATCTTTCAGCATCTTTTTGGTTTATAAATGGCCGTACTttagctgtttctgtgtctgtggaaaatgatgtttttgtcacctTGTTGATGTGGGACTTGAAGCTTAGATCTGAATCCAAGATAATGCCAAGACTTGTCACCTCAGATTTAATCCGGGGAATCAGTTTCCCCAGGTTATTGaacagcattgtttttttttgttttggggcCGACTAGTAGGATTTCAGTTTTGTCCTCATTTAACTTCAAGAAGTTGTTGctcatccatttatttattgctaGAAGACATATAGTAATGGAGTTTATAGCTGCAGCATCATTCGGTTCAGCAGAGatgtacagttgtgtgtcaTCAGCGTAACTCTCTGATGATGTTACCAATTGGCAGCATGTACAGTGAGAATGATAATGGGCCAAGGCAGCTCCCTTCAGCAACCCCACAGCAGATGTTGTGTTTCTCAGACACATGATCTCCAAGACTGACGTAAAACTTCCTCcgtgtgatgtttgttttgaacCAGTTTAACACAGAGTCAGAAAGACCAACTTTTCAAGATGATTGATATGAATATTATGGTCAGTCGTATTAAACGCTGCACTTAGGTCTAAAAGGACAAGAATTGAGACCTTATTTATAGTGTGTAAGAGATCAAGAAAACCTCATTCCACCAAAgataattttattcatttatttgctgcaCCATTCCGAAAAGTCGCTTTTGGAATGTATCAAGCTTTTACGGAGCTGTGATAGAGGTTTTTAGTGGAGAAAGTGATGTAATGGCTGCACATACTGGATTTTTAAGTCCAATTTTAATATCAGATTTTTAAGAAATCTAATAACAATGCATCATCTGAtcattttttaacataaatatttgataaaaaaaatcccttAAATTCTGTATTAAAGAATTGTGATCCACATTGTAACATTCTTAACTAGCTCCAAGATATATTCTGTATTCCTGTACTGACATTTCTTGTTACTTATTGGCCGACTGATGCTAAACTGATGCTAATCATCTGTGATAGATGTGTTATagatacgtgtgtgtgtgtgtgtgtgtgtgtgtgtgtgtgtgtgtgtgtgtgtgtgtgtgtgtgtgtgtgtgtgtgtgtgtgtgtgtgtgtgtgtgtgtgtgtgtgtgtgtgtgttcatttttcagAAATACGTTGCTGTGGGGGAGCTGGGTAAAGCAACAGACACTCTTGATGCTACAGGCAGTGTGACTCTGGAGAAAGACTTCAGTAATACAGCAAGCACACATCTCATCATTTCACCTTCAGCGGTTTATAATCCACTCATGGAAGCCACTGTTTCACCTGGAACATATACACTACAGTACAacatttcacagtgtgtttgtgatgtttatttatttccttaCAGAACACATAACCAGGTTGGACATTGAGGAGAAGCTGAAATCTTTTACCGGTGACATCATGCAAGTTCCTCCACTGTGAGTAAGGCCTCCCATCTGAGAATATGTTTCCATGACGATAACACTTGTGTATGTGAAAGGAAACTGTTCAAGCTTTTCTACTTTGGACACTGAGTTTTTCTCTTGCACCATCATCAAGACAAATTCTCAGCTTTCTATACTTATTCTCAGCTCTGTGGAATCAAGCCGTCTTATTTTGGGGACCCTGTGGACTTGACAGTGGACTTTCCCACCAAATTTCCCATTGGCACACAATATAGTGAGTAATGTCACAGGCATAAACAGGGTTAGCATAAACACAGTCCAGAGGAAGAAGCCTTTCGCCTCTGTTGATTCCATAACCTGGGCTCTATTTTTTCACGTTGTTGAAAGAGGTTTGTTATTAGTCATGATGAACAGTGTGATATTTGAACACAAGCTCACTGTGATTTCCAGCATTTCCAGTATAATCTGTGTACAACCATTTAATAAAGGGTGCTGCAGGACTTAAACAATAAGGTCACCATCTGCTGTTCTTACATTGTCATGTAGCTTTTGTCGTGTGTGATGTTGCttgttgtgattggctgaaatgATCTTTAGACCGGAAGCAATTAGTTgatccatcaatcaatcaactgaGAGATAATGAATGTGCTATAATTTTGATAATGGAAGAAATTGTAGAGCAATGTTTAAGCAAGAATGGCAAACAGTCTCAAATGCGAATATTCTGGGGAGCCGGGTGGCTCACCTGGCGGAGCGGTGCcgctcacctggtggagcggTGCCGCTCGGGCTCGGTCCTGGCTGCAGTGACCATGGGTTCGGGTCCGACCTGTGGCCATTTGCTGCATGTAGTCCCCTGTCTCctactctctcactctcccacTTCACTGAGATTTTATAGCCCAAACGATATTCAGTTAATCACTTTGCAAAATAATTTTAAGTTGCAGCCCTGCAACTGTCTTATCACAGGCAAAACAGGAGCTAACTGACCCTGAAgctaataaaataaattccacCTTTCAGCAGAGCCTTATCTCATTAACCTAACggtaataaaagaataaataaattagcCAGTATGCTGCAGTTTTTTATTGCGGTGCAGTGAACCTTGCATCCTCTAGAGGTTGCTAGCAGGACTTAAACTTTTAGTTTTACTTCTGTCACCTTGTCTGTGAAGAAGCTTTCCTGCCAGTTTAAAGAAACAGGCTgaagtttctttctttcacagggagggagaaagggatTCTTCTGCAGCAGTGTCACATGGGTGGAATCTATATACACTCTCCTTAGTGCAGctttcttttcaaataaaaacccCTTCATTGTACTTCATTGTAGTGTGACTGTtgagtttttctcattttagcTACTCTGCTCTGAAGAAGGACGGCCAGcgtctgtctgtcctgctgAAGCAAGGTCACAGTGTTGAGGCCAAGCCTGCCAGACCGGTCACTGTGTACAACCTGACCCTGCAGGAGTTCAAACCTCCTCTCTTCACTCTGGGTTAGCACAAGTTGCATAACAAAGtgtttctttctccctctgtgtaaTACTGACCTCTTACACAGCACGTTGGATGTCATTTCCTGCTGTGTCTGTATTCTTTCTGTGTTGAAAtgcacattcagaaaacagtgacagtagTTGTCTCCCTGACAGATATAGAGTGTGGTGGTGGATTCTATGTCAGGAGCTTGGTGGATGACCTGGGAAAAGGTGAGATTCATTGATTCTATGTCACAGTTTCATCCTCAGCACATTTATGGACATGTCAATAGACTGAACCAACAGATGAGAAAGTATAATCAGCATCTGTGCTTGCAGCTCTGTCGTCATGTGCTCATGTGAAGGACCTGATCCGGACCAAGCAGGGCCAGTTCACGCTGGAGGAGCACACCTTACATGAGGAGCAGTGGACACTGGGAGATATCTTGCGctctctgcagagctgctcaGAGTCAGAGCAGCGTGTGGACTGTACAACACCAGCAGAGGCGGACAGCTAAAGAACACACTCTGAACAGGACCCGGTCTGAACGTTAGCAGCTGGACTTCCTGTCCGTTTGTGCTGCTTATCAATGAAGAGAACATCAGGTCTCGATGTGTCTGTTTCTCCCAGATATTTCAAGGTGTGTTTTATAAATTGTGACAAATTAAGACAATTGTCAAAACCTCTTTTTTTGGAACTCACTGGTCCAGTGTTGTTATTCTACACTGGATTCATGATTTCAAGTccacatttttgtttctgtcctgtctctgtctcatctgCAATTTTAGTTTAATTCCATTtgtaaataattgtattttaagTTTGCACCCCCGACTCCAGCCTCTGTCTTCATTCACTCATAGCCCTCTTATAGAGCTGGGTGATAGACacaaataaagaatatattACTTACTTTAAGGGTCAGGTTGCGTTAGGGAAGAGTGTTTGACAATGCAcactgcatttttaaatttttgagACTTCAAAGTTTAACATGAAACAGACTGACACTGTATATAAAAccaaaattggaaaaaaaaattagaacTGAGGGTTTATTCGAATTCCGAAAAGATTTCAagtatgtctttatttttgtctcattactgtattaaaatagattttctgTTTGCCACAATTGTGAGGAACTTTTTAGATCAGCACAAATATTGAGGTAGCGTATTATAATATTGACTGATGTGGAAAAGAGCTGTATGGTCTTGGTTAAGCTGTTATCTTCATTTAGAGGGTCCAACAGGGCAGGTAAGATGTATGAATCAGTCAACGTGGTGATGTATTGGTGGAAACGCCCTGCTGGCTGGTCTAAAAACTCTTCCAAAAAATATCTTATATGAAATGAATCTGTTCTTCCAATacagtaggttttttttttttttaggtttcaAGCACTCACATCAAGTGTTGCTGCGTCAGCACTGTTGTACATACAGCAAGTCTAATTTCATTTGTTCTGCATTCgcagattaaataaatattggagtgaaaataacatttcttcGTTGTTAAatactttgattttatttctcacTGATGTTTCAtacttgttctttttttggtacttatttctttgtttcgtttgaaaaactgaaatacataCTTTGGTTTCCGAGTGGACTAACGGTGTACCTGCCAAGTGAAGTGGTGTAATTAGGTATCTATAGTCCATATTTAATGTGATAATGGTGCTGCAGTAtgggagagacacacagattGGTCAGCTGGTCGACAGTACGTATGGAAAACAGTTCTCTTCAGGAggcatgaaaaataaactgcatACCGCTACTTTTTTAAATAAGTCAAAATGttgaatcattattttatcatttggaTTTGGAAAGTATTCTTCTGGCTTAAAActctaaattgtatttttgtaacAACTCTTGAAAGTTAAAGTTTCAATTTATGTTCTGACGTTAATTTTCGATCTGATAATTATGAGTCAGCtagtcagaaaaaaagaaagacactaAGTAAGAAATAATATGATCCTTCATCAAAATCTTGATTTATAATTTCATATTCTTAACATAGTGCCTTATGtcatcattttgtctttgtatcTCACAGTAGACATAAACAGgccacagcaggaaaagcagaggTTTAATcagtaacattaacaatggGCGCATTCCATGTATGTGAGCCATTTCCAGGCTTCTGGTCTTGTGCATGCTCGCTAAGTGACATTCATGAGATTGAGGCATTGTTAATGTTAC comes from the Seriola aureovittata isolate HTS-2021-v1 ecotype China chromosome 21, ASM2101889v1, whole genome shotgun sequence genome and includes:
- the trub1 gene encoding probable tRNA pseudouridine synthase 1 isoform X1, whose translation is MAGNISNSTAPISSSLSKLQSLNGLFAIYKKQGPTSADVLNALKEALLREAGVENPNPRKRRKQSLKMGHGGTLDSAASGVLVVGVGNGTKMLTTMLTGSKKYVAVGELGKATDTLDATGSVTLEKDFKHITRLDIEEKLKSFTGDIMQVPPLYSALKKDGQRLSVLLKQGHSVEAKPARPVTVYNLTLQEFKPPLFTLDIECGGGFYVRSLVDDLGKALSSCAHVKDLIRTKQGQFTLEEHTLHEEQWTLGDILRSLQSCSESEQRVDCTTPAEADS
- the trub1 gene encoding probable tRNA pseudouridine synthase 1 isoform X2; the encoded protein is MAGNISNSTAPISSSLSKLQSLNGLFAIYKKQGPTSADVLNALKEALLREAGVENPNPRKRRKQSLKMGHGGTLDSAASGVLVVGVGNGTKMLTTMLTGSKKYVAVGELEHITRLDIEEKLKSFTGDIMQVPPLYSALKKDGQRLSVLLKQGHSVEAKPARPVTVYNLTLQEFKPPLFTLDIECGGGFYVRSLVDDLGKALSSCAHVKDLIRTKQGQFTLEEHTLHEEQWTLGDILRSLQSCSESEQRVDCTTPAEADS